Proteins encoded in a region of the Rhodococcus sp. SBT000017 genome:
- a CDS encoding aldo/keto reductase family oxidoreductase — translation MRTFALPHTGTAVSSIVLGFMRISDLDDNQIRRLVDTALDVGVTVFDHADIYGGAPHTCEKRFGDAVTLTSSQREHVSIQSKVGIREGWFDFSEDHIVTTVEASLAALGVDHLDTLLLHRPDTLVEPEEVAAAFDHLHASGKVLGFGVSNHTPGQIELLKTAVNQPILFDQVQLSIVHSPLIAAGLTANMGAEDQSIDRDNGLLDYARTRGITLQAWSPFQSGTSSGVFVGDRENYPDLNVALDEIAHVHGSTPSAVATAWITRHPADIQVVLGTTNPERIVEAAGGSDLRLTRQEWYRLFRAAGHTLP, via the coding sequence ATGCGAACCTTCGCCCTCCCCCACACCGGAACAGCAGTCTCGAGCATCGTGCTGGGGTTCATGCGCATCAGCGATCTGGACGACAACCAGATCAGGAGACTGGTGGACACCGCCCTCGACGTGGGCGTCACGGTGTTCGACCATGCCGATATCTACGGCGGTGCCCCGCACACGTGCGAGAAGCGATTCGGAGATGCGGTCACCCTGACTTCGTCGCAGCGCGAGCACGTCAGTATTCAGAGCAAGGTCGGCATTCGCGAGGGCTGGTTCGACTTCTCCGAGGATCACATCGTCACCACGGTCGAGGCGTCACTCGCGGCCCTCGGCGTCGACCACCTGGACACCCTTCTACTGCACCGACCGGACACCCTCGTCGAGCCGGAAGAGGTTGCAGCAGCATTCGACCACCTGCACGCGTCGGGCAAGGTCCTCGGCTTCGGCGTCTCCAATCACACACCCGGCCAGATCGAGTTGCTGAAAACTGCTGTGAATCAACCCATTCTGTTCGATCAAGTACAGCTGAGCATCGTGCACTCGCCGTTGATCGCGGCGGGCCTGACCGCCAACATGGGCGCCGAGGATCAGTCGATCGACCGCGACAACGGTTTGCTGGACTACGCGCGAACGCGCGGCATCACCCTGCAGGCGTGGTCACCGTTCCAGAGCGGGACATCCTCCGGTGTGTTCGTGGGCGACCGCGAGAACTATCCCGATCTGAACGTGGCATTGGACGAGATCGCCCACGTACACGGCTCGACCCCGTCGGCGGTGGCAACGGCCTGGATCACCAGGCACCCGGCCGATATTCAGGTTGTGCTCGGAACCACGAATCCCGAGCGAATCGTCGAAGCCGCCGGCGGTTCGGACCTACGCCTGACCAGGCAGGAGTGGTACCGCCTGTTCCGGGCGGCAGGCCACACATTGCCCTGA
- a CDS encoding giguanylate cyclase: MTRSNEHYQWCIGVMTSLALTTAVKRIVSAAALAMAVVVTFELAFGYGATTTIPSIVQWTCMIAAYIMGAFWWFGPWPTLGQAFAFVVIANFAIFGATITADFAPEVTLGKCAFLIPIGMLAGFFFDKWRLATHVALCLLGTTVVAVYIVVERGVDTFVAVVLWAPIVVSFTGFALLLQATTQSMRLEFE, translated from the coding sequence ATGACGAGATCCAACGAGCATTATCAATGGTGTATCGGCGTGATGACCAGCCTCGCGTTGACCACCGCGGTCAAACGCATCGTCTCCGCTGCCGCCCTGGCCATGGCCGTGGTCGTGACCTTCGAGCTCGCCTTCGGCTACGGAGCCACGACGACGATCCCGTCGATCGTGCAGTGGACGTGCATGATCGCCGCGTACATCATGGGCGCGTTCTGGTGGTTCGGTCCGTGGCCGACGCTCGGACAGGCGTTCGCCTTCGTCGTCATCGCGAACTTCGCAATTTTCGGTGCCACCATCACGGCAGATTTCGCGCCCGAGGTCACGCTCGGCAAGTGCGCGTTCCTCATCCCGATCGGCATGCTTGCCGGCTTCTTCTTCGACAAGTGGCGGTTGGCCACGCACGTCGCTCTCTGCCTGCTCGGCACCACCGTCGTCGCGGTCTATATCGTCGTCGAGCGGGGTGTGGACACGTTCGTGGCGGTGGTGCTGTGGGCTCCGATCGTCGTCTCCTTCACCGGCTTCGCCCTGCTGCTGCAGGCAACCACCCAATCCATGCGTCTGGAGTTCGAGTAA
- a CDS encoding glycosyltransferase family 4 protein, which translates to MTSGSTVLFLAHTGQVSGAEKVLLDLIDEAERRGYDTVIACPTGPLADRVPATTRHIAIGELGLGGERGAARGVAAARMLARWVTAARAVRTIARAPGTTTVVNSLFALPVARLARPARGASWLVHDTMTSAKQRVVVRFARPAVRVAVSVSEATAVPLRAAGLPVVVSHNGVPWPVPRFGGELHTPPVIGMLALLTPWKGHRVLLDAVATLPEIRVELAGGSFPGDHEYVAELHERASRTDLAGRVEFLGHTDAKSALQRWDVVVSASTSPEAGPLSVLEAMSHGLPVIGTDHGGTHEFLVDGAGILVEPGNASALAAAISTVVADSDRRRTLGDAARHRVAVRHDITETLPALLHRLIS; encoded by the coding sequence ATGACCTCTGGATCGACAGTGCTGTTCCTCGCCCACACCGGGCAGGTCTCCGGTGCCGAGAAGGTGCTACTGGATCTGATAGACGAGGCCGAGCGCCGCGGCTATGACACTGTGATCGCTTGTCCCACCGGCCCTCTGGCCGATCGAGTACCCGCGACGACGCGACACATCGCCATCGGCGAGCTCGGGCTCGGCGGTGAACGAGGAGCCGCCCGAGGCGTCGCGGCGGCACGCATGCTGGCGAGGTGGGTCACCGCAGCCCGCGCGGTACGTACGATTGCCCGTGCACCGGGCACCACTACCGTCGTCAACTCACTCTTCGCGCTCCCGGTCGCACGGTTGGCCCGTCCCGCGCGCGGTGCGTCGTGGCTCGTCCACGACACCATGACCTCTGCCAAGCAGCGCGTGGTGGTGCGGTTCGCGCGGCCCGCCGTTCGCGTCGCGGTGTCGGTGTCGGAAGCAACGGCCGTTCCCCTCCGCGCGGCCGGCCTTCCGGTGGTGGTGTCCCACAACGGAGTGCCGTGGCCGGTGCCCCGCTTCGGCGGCGAACTCCACACCCCGCCGGTAATCGGTATGTTGGCTCTGCTGACACCGTGGAAGGGCCACCGAGTTCTGCTCGACGCCGTGGCCACTCTTCCCGAGATCCGTGTCGAACTCGCCGGCGGCAGCTTCCCTGGTGATCATGAGTATGTCGCAGAACTCCACGAGCGAGCGTCTCGAACGGACCTCGCGGGTCGTGTCGAGTTCCTCGGGCACACCGACGCGAAATCTGCGCTACAGAGGTGGGACGTGGTCGTTTCCGCAAGCACGTCGCCGGAGGCGGGTCCGTTGTCGGTTCTCGAAGCGATGTCACACGGGCTGCCGGTGATCGGAACCGACCACGGCGGCACCCACGAGTTCCTCGTCGACGGTGCCGGGATACTGGTCGAGCCCGGCAACGCCTCAGCCCTCGCTGCGGCCATTTCGACGGTTGTGGCCGATTCGGATCGGCGGCGGACCCTCGGGGATGCCGCGAGGCACCGAGTCGCCGTCCGCCACGACATCACCGAGACACTTCCCGCACTGTTGCACCGTCTCATCAGCTGA
- a CDS encoding glycosyltransferase: MPADRIAVVHERFTEIAGSEHVIEQLALHWPAAEVFAPISRPSGVPAGISREVHTSSLNRVYDALGQRSYAPVLPMMPLAFRRMPLSGFDAVVVSHHAFATQAVFATDSPVIAYVHSPARWAWDPELRAGEGGGRAGAAILTALSAVARRCEIAAAPKLTTVVANSTAVARRIEDWWGRDDALVVHPPVDTEGFTPDPSVERENFFLLAGRLVPYKRPDIAVRAAAEADVPLVVAGDGRAMDACRKLAGPKTTFLGRVSHEKLLELHRTTRALLMPGVEDFGIVPVESMATGTPVIALGDGGAMDSVVPGKTGVHVAPGSDAEVIAGFAEAMRSFDPGDYDRAAIRAWAEGFSRANFRSRMQEVVDAVR; the protein is encoded by the coding sequence ATGCCAGCTGACAGAATTGCCGTCGTACACGAGAGATTCACCGAGATCGCCGGATCCGAGCACGTCATCGAACAGCTCGCGTTGCATTGGCCTGCGGCCGAGGTGTTCGCGCCGATCTCTCGGCCCTCCGGGGTTCCGGCAGGAATCAGCCGCGAGGTGCACACGTCGAGCCTGAATCGGGTGTACGACGCGTTGGGGCAGCGGTCCTACGCGCCCGTCCTTCCGATGATGCCGCTGGCCTTTCGGCGCATGCCCCTCAGCGGTTTCGATGCAGTCGTCGTGAGCCATCACGCCTTTGCGACGCAAGCGGTGTTCGCCACCGACTCCCCGGTGATCGCATACGTGCACAGCCCGGCACGGTGGGCCTGGGACCCCGAACTACGCGCAGGCGAAGGGGGCGGTAGAGCCGGAGCAGCGATACTGACGGCACTGTCGGCCGTTGCCCGTCGATGCGAGATCGCTGCCGCACCGAAACTGACCACCGTGGTGGCCAATTCGACTGCAGTTGCACGTCGCATCGAGGACTGGTGGGGCCGAGACGACGCCCTGGTGGTCCATCCTCCCGTCGACACCGAGGGATTCACACCGGATCCGTCTGTCGAGAGAGAGAACTTCTTCCTGCTCGCGGGACGCCTGGTCCCCTACAAGCGTCCGGACATCGCGGTGCGCGCGGCCGCCGAGGCCGACGTTCCCCTCGTGGTGGCCGGAGACGGCCGGGCGATGGACGCCTGCCGGAAACTGGCCGGACCCAAAACGACCTTCCTGGGACGAGTTTCACACGAGAAGCTTCTCGAGCTTCATCGAACGACACGTGCTCTGCTGATGCCGGGAGTGGAGGACTTCGGCATCGTCCCCGTCGAGTCCATGGCAACCGGAACACCCGTCATCGCCTTGGGCGACGGCGGTGCCATGGACTCGGTGGTACCCGGAAAGACCGGGGTGCACGTGGCTCCGGGCTCCGACGCCGAAGTGATCGCCGGATTTGCCGAGGCCATGCGCTCCTTCGACCCCGGAGACTACGACCGCGCTGCCATTCGCGCGTGGGCGGAGGGCTTTTCACGGGCAAATTTCCGCAGTCGAATGCAGGAGGTAGTCGATGCCGTCCGCTGA
- a CDS encoding flippase codes for MAEEFALDGTEQPPDYRAIAADPKAAAKATIAVLISRVIIATLGWVGSVVVARSLGPDEWGQFSFVFALLGLMSVVTDLGVGRVVLAKLMDDDPEEIGRTASSFLALRTVLGLVGYVLAVAYVLLLQYPSEVVLATVVGGLVVVFATPGHALSVLFQSRHRLVLVAVAESAGQAIQLALTVLAAVLAPTLLIFVLPAVANEVFKLVTKGFGIGNRSMGLRPSRHIEIHRWGPYLREAVPLAIGFALTIAMLKIDMLMLSLLDTFEAVGLYSIGYKFSDMIDTFVLAAVAPISTLLVASWPHDTTAFRARSRSAALLFALFGAMAVAAFVPSAEPLIGLLYGERFVDGAHAARLLVIGAALMSLVMLGIFLLASAGMQRHYPVVALVGLALNVGLNLFLIPRMSYDGAAISTVVTIGVTLVLLWIVISRSMPISRLLPVQSISVTVVVTAGTTVGGWFLVQHHPGLWLLVSVAAALLVASVLYVFVAIGLVESPVPGSAEKGRHRARSE; via the coding sequence ATGGCCGAGGAGTTTGCGCTCGACGGCACCGAGCAGCCCCCGGACTACCGCGCCATCGCAGCGGATCCGAAAGCCGCAGCCAAAGCGACGATTGCCGTTCTGATCAGCAGAGTGATCATCGCGACGCTGGGGTGGGTGGGCAGCGTCGTCGTCGCGAGGTCCCTCGGACCGGACGAGTGGGGCCAGTTCAGCTTCGTCTTCGCGCTGCTCGGCTTGATGTCCGTCGTGACCGATCTGGGGGTCGGACGCGTCGTGCTCGCGAAATTGATGGACGACGATCCCGAGGAAATCGGTCGAACGGCGTCGTCGTTTCTCGCTCTGCGTACCGTCCTCGGGTTGGTGGGGTACGTGCTGGCCGTCGCATACGTTCTGTTGCTGCAGTATCCGAGCGAAGTGGTCCTCGCGACGGTGGTGGGCGGACTGGTGGTCGTGTTCGCAACGCCGGGTCACGCATTGAGCGTGCTCTTCCAGAGTCGCCACCGTCTGGTACTCGTGGCCGTTGCCGAAAGCGCCGGACAAGCAATCCAATTGGCGTTGACCGTGCTGGCGGCCGTGCTGGCCCCCACCCTGCTGATCTTCGTTCTCCCGGCCGTGGCCAACGAAGTGTTCAAGTTGGTGACCAAGGGTTTCGGCATCGGCAACCGTTCCATGGGCCTGCGACCGTCGCGCCACATCGAAATTCATCGCTGGGGGCCCTATCTGAGGGAGGCCGTGCCTCTCGCGATCGGCTTCGCACTCACCATCGCCATGCTCAAGATCGACATGCTGATGCTGAGCCTGCTCGACACGTTCGAGGCCGTGGGACTGTATTCCATCGGGTACAAATTCTCGGACATGATCGACACGTTCGTCTTGGCGGCGGTGGCACCGATCAGCACCCTACTCGTCGCGTCGTGGCCCCACGACACCACCGCATTTCGCGCACGCTCACGTTCGGCCGCACTGCTGTTCGCACTCTTCGGCGCAATGGCTGTCGCGGCGTTCGTACCGTCGGCCGAGCCGCTGATCGGCCTGCTGTACGGCGAACGGTTCGTCGACGGAGCTCACGCAGCCCGTCTGCTCGTCATCGGTGCGGCGCTGATGTCGTTGGTGATGCTGGGAATTTTTCTGCTCGCGTCGGCCGGAATGCAGCGACACTACCCCGTGGTGGCACTGGTCGGTCTGGCCCTGAACGTCGGGTTGAACCTGTTCCTGATCCCGCGGATGTCGTACGACGGGGCTGCCATCTCCACCGTCGTGACGATCGGCGTCACTCTCGTCCTGCTGTGGATCGTGATCTCTCGAAGCATGCCCATATCGAGACTGCTTCCAGTGCAGTCCATTTCGGTGACAGTCGTGGTCACCGCAGGCACTACGGTCGGCGGCTGGTTCCTGGTGCAACACCATCCCGGCCTGTGGCTGCTCGTCTCGGTCGCGGCAGCGCTGCTGGTCGCGAGCGTGCTCTACGTGTTCGTCGCCATCGGACTCGTCGAGTCACCAGTGCCGGGTTCGGCCGAGAAAGGACGTCACCGTGCGCGTTCCGAATGA
- a CDS encoding glycosyltransferase family 1 protein: MRSSATRIVFGALALRPGGSGVQTYIRELLNELPHCLPDADLAASVQRDAVGELPPSVTAMERPVTSGAARALLGALPVGRCDVVHGLDVDLPFLTKAFTVATVHDLSVIDMPSASSRFRALGEQRLVRRALRRADLLIAVSQFTADRIKAVSGRDATVVGLAPAAWATVPTDNRVDVVRSKYDLPDRFVMQVGTVEPRKNVQLVADAAESLGMPCLLAGAGSTGPLAPRNSRGLGYVDVEDLPALYAAATVTAYASRYEGYGLPPVEAMASGGAVVASAVGALPDVVRDGAVLVESENVDDWVQAMKPIAFDEAARAALVDAAAVATSEISWRRTAELTANAYRAAGMV, encoded by the coding sequence ATGCGCAGCAGCGCAACACGAATCGTTTTCGGGGCGCTCGCCCTCCGGCCGGGCGGAAGCGGAGTACAAACCTACATTCGCGAGCTCCTGAACGAATTACCGCACTGCCTACCCGATGCCGATCTCGCCGCGTCGGTGCAGCGCGACGCCGTCGGTGAGCTCCCGCCCTCGGTCACGGCCATGGAGCGGCCTGTCACCAGCGGTGCAGCTCGTGCGTTGCTCGGGGCCCTTCCTGTCGGTCGTTGCGATGTGGTGCACGGTCTGGACGTGGACCTGCCGTTCCTGACCAAGGCCTTCACAGTCGCGACGGTGCACGACCTTTCGGTCATCGACATGCCGTCGGCCTCGAGTCGATTTCGCGCGCTCGGTGAACAGAGACTGGTACGGCGCGCACTGCGCCGCGCAGATCTGCTCATTGCGGTCTCGCAGTTCACCGCCGATCGAATCAAGGCGGTCAGCGGGCGCGACGCCACAGTGGTCGGTTTGGCACCCGCAGCGTGGGCCACCGTCCCCACCGACAACCGGGTGGACGTCGTTCGATCCAAATACGACTTGCCGGACCGTTTCGTCATGCAGGTCGGAACGGTTGAGCCTCGCAAGAACGTTCAGCTGGTGGCCGACGCAGCGGAGAGTCTCGGAATGCCGTGTCTGCTGGCCGGGGCGGGCTCGACCGGTCCCCTCGCTCCCCGCAATTCCCGAGGGCTCGGGTATGTCGATGTCGAGGATCTGCCTGCCCTCTACGCTGCCGCGACAGTCACTGCATACGCCTCTCGGTACGAGGGCTACGGGCTCCCGCCCGTCGAGGCGATGGCCTCGGGCGGTGCGGTCGTCGCCAGTGCCGTCGGTGCCCTCCCCGACGTCGTCCGCGACGGTGCCGTTCTCGTCGAGTCGGAGAACGTCGACGACTGGGTACAGGCGATGAAACCCATCGCTTTCGACGAGGCTGCCCGCGCAGCTCTCGTCGACGCGGCGGCCGTTGCCACCAGCGAGATCAGCTGGCGTCGAACGGCGGAGCTCACCGCCAACGCGTATCGAGCCGCGGGCATGGTCTGA
- a CDS encoding O-antigen ligase, with amino-acid sequence MITYVALAFGAAVVLALGCAVASAIYRRPQRGVLLLAGLVPLHGLLVLIPLPGVVSGWKEGLVVFTVLCAWLRRPRHVHGSTPRVFMPWWPAAVVFVVFGSVSAFATFGIVGVFGIKVTFFYILLVVVMWLAPFDAMDRDHLVSVLMGMGVFTSAVGIAQLLAGPAALVSLGYEYGTQVRTSGGLLRTFSTFNLPFPFGLYVMLALLVGGAVALADPRRRRNMLFLWATPMMVVAMSSSIVRGAILGLAVGAIYLIAVRFRYLAAPLAVAAVAVAAAVPFVPNITSVFFSSSSLGQRGDGWANIIASILIHPFGTGLGSSGSAADRISTAEGVAFTRSGLSTNYQPDNYYVKALLELGPIGLWAVVALLVTSLLWCTRLSRALPGNDGALALGVGASIVAAMFASLVSTYFEIFPIDVYFWLLLGVVGCAAAQHESFSGRSPSGRAEAEYKPTFASS; translated from the coding sequence GTGATCACGTACGTTGCGCTCGCTTTCGGCGCAGCGGTCGTCCTCGCGCTCGGCTGCGCGGTCGCCTCGGCCATCTACCGTCGGCCGCAACGTGGAGTGTTGCTGTTGGCGGGATTGGTTCCACTGCACGGCCTTCTGGTTCTGATTCCCCTCCCCGGGGTGGTGTCCGGCTGGAAGGAAGGCCTGGTCGTCTTCACGGTTCTGTGCGCGTGGTTGCGCCGACCCCGACACGTTCATGGCTCGACGCCTCGGGTGTTCATGCCGTGGTGGCCCGCGGCCGTCGTCTTCGTCGTGTTCGGCAGCGTGTCTGCGTTCGCCACGTTCGGGATCGTCGGCGTGTTCGGCATCAAGGTGACCTTCTTCTACATCCTGCTGGTGGTCGTCATGTGGCTTGCACCGTTCGACGCCATGGACCGCGACCACCTCGTCTCCGTTCTCATGGGGATGGGTGTGTTCACCTCGGCGGTGGGCATCGCACAACTCCTGGCCGGACCGGCCGCATTGGTGTCGTTGGGGTACGAATACGGCACACAGGTCCGAACCTCGGGTGGACTGCTCCGCACGTTCAGCACGTTCAACCTGCCGTTCCCGTTCGGGCTGTATGTGATGTTGGCCTTGCTCGTGGGCGGTGCGGTCGCACTCGCCGATCCGCGCCGGCGGCGAAACATGCTGTTCCTGTGGGCTACTCCGATGATGGTGGTCGCCATGTCGAGTTCGATCGTGCGCGGAGCCATTCTGGGGCTCGCAGTGGGGGCGATCTACCTGATCGCGGTCCGCTTCCGCTATCTCGCCGCACCCCTGGCGGTGGCCGCGGTCGCGGTGGCCGCGGCTGTTCCGTTCGTCCCCAACATCACATCGGTGTTCTTCTCGTCGAGCAGCCTCGGTCAGCGCGGTGACGGATGGGCCAACATCATCGCCAGCATCCTGATTCATCCGTTCGGGACGGGGCTGGGATCGAGTGGGTCTGCGGCAGACCGCATTTCCACCGCCGAGGGTGTCGCGTTCACGCGATCGGGGCTCTCGACCAACTACCAGCCCGACAACTACTACGTGAAGGCACTGCTCGAACTCGGACCGATCGGCCTGTGGGCGGTGGTCGCCTTGCTCGTGACGTCGCTGCTGTGGTGCACCCGCCTGTCCCGGGCGCTACCGGGCAACGACGGTGCGCTGGCACTCGGTGTCGGTGCCTCGATCGTCGCAGCCATGTTCGCCAGTCTCGTCTCGACGTATTTCGAGATATTTCCGATCGATGTCTATTTCTGGCTCTTGTTAGGAGTGGTGGGATGCGCAGCAGCGCAACACGAATCGTTTTCGGGGCGCTCGCCCTCCGGCCGGGCGGAAGCGGAGTACAAACCTACATTCGCGAGCTCCTGA